The Niastella koreensis GR20-10 genome includes a window with the following:
- a CDS encoding murein L,D-transpeptidase catalytic domain family protein — protein MKRTYKKMSMGVLLCFLAVSPVMKSGAAEETKEPVTVKSTNPVPVFTSLKAIVKKSKAQKLAEEAMDLYNVMDLKSYGLSMPAFEYALKGYKYLVEKGKIMKNEVLSICDFSQSSRQKRFYVIDMVEKKVLINTFVAHGRKSGGEFAKSFSNSPESHKSSLGFYVTSNTYYGSHGLSLKIEGLEKNINDKADKRNIVIHGSNYVGEDYLKYAAMNGRSYGCPALPAGETEEVIETIKEGTCLFIYHPTRSYITKSKVLNG, from the coding sequence ATGAAGCGGACATATAAGAAAATGTCAATGGGTGTGTTGTTGTGCTTTTTGGCAGTATCGCCGGTAATGAAATCCGGCGCAGCAGAAGAAACAAAAGAACCAGTTACGGTAAAATCAACCAATCCCGTACCGGTATTTACTTCGCTTAAGGCGATTGTAAAAAAATCGAAAGCTCAAAAACTGGCTGAAGAAGCCATGGACCTGTATAATGTAATGGACCTGAAAAGCTACGGCCTTTCCATGCCGGCCTTTGAATATGCGCTGAAAGGGTACAAGTACCTGGTGGAAAAAGGAAAGATCATGAAGAATGAAGTGCTTTCCATCTGCGATTTCAGTCAGTCATCCCGCCAGAAAAGGTTCTATGTAATTGATATGGTCGAAAAGAAAGTGCTGATCAACACCTTTGTGGCACATGGCCGCAAATCGGGTGGCGAGTTTGCAAAGTCTTTCTCCAATAGTCCCGAGTCGCACAAAAGCAGTCTTGGTTTTTATGTTACCAGCAATACCTATTATGGTAGCCATGGCCTGAGCTTAAAAATTGAAGGCCTGGAAAAAAATATCAACGACAAAGCCGACAAAAGAAACATCGTTATTCACGGTTCCAACTATGTTGGTGAAGATTATTTAAAATACGCCGCCATGAACGGCCGCAGTTATGGTTGCCCTGCGCTTCCTGCCGGTGAAACTGAAGAAGTAATTGAAACGATCAAGGAAGGCACCTGCTTATTTATTTACCATCCTACAAGAAGCTATATCACCAAATCTAAAGTATTGAATGGTTAG
- the rpoN gene encoding RNA polymerase factor sigma-54, translated as MALSQSLQQKLLQKLSPQQIQLMKLLQVPTANLEERIKEELEENPALEVSEEAHDEYDTETKDEFDSSDEEDFDVDGSEDEYGNIDISEYVGDEDGEIADYKLRDDNYPEMDDKKVVPYKIETSFHEHLLGQLGMMKMTDNERRIAEQIVGSIDDDGYLRRETAAIVDDLAFRQNIETNEQEVEKVIKMVQQFDPAGVCARDLQECLLLQLHRQQRGGKNVDRAIDVLTDYFDEFTKKHYDKIQRGLNLDDEGLKDVITQIIRLTPKPGGNHYDINKAESYVVPDFFVYNNGGKLELTLNSKNAPDLRISEGYRDMLREYDKGSKKDKRQKEAVLFIKQKIDAAKWFIDAIKQRQHTLSSVMETIMTYQREFFLTGDETTMKPMILKDIAERTGLDISTVSRVANSKFVQTEFGTYRLKFFFSESLSTDSGEEVSTREVKKILSDLIEGESKKKPLSDEKLTELLQEKGYNIARRTVAKYREQLNIPVARLRKEL; from the coding sequence ATGGCATTGAGTCAAAGTTTACAGCAAAAGCTATTACAAAAACTTTCTCCACAGCAAATTCAGCTCATGAAATTGCTGCAGGTGCCTACGGCTAATCTGGAAGAACGGATAAAGGAAGAACTGGAAGAAAATCCCGCTTTGGAAGTGTCTGAAGAAGCGCATGACGAATATGATACCGAGACGAAAGATGAATTCGACAGCAGCGACGAGGAGGATTTTGATGTAGATGGAAGTGAGGATGAATACGGCAATATCGACATTAGCGAATACGTAGGCGACGAAGATGGTGAAATAGCTGATTACAAATTGCGGGATGATAACTATCCCGAAATGGATGACAAAAAAGTTGTTCCATATAAAATTGAAACGTCTTTTCATGAGCACCTGCTGGGGCAGTTAGGCATGATGAAGATGACCGACAATGAGCGAAGGATTGCAGAACAGATAGTAGGCAGTATTGACGACGATGGTTACCTGCGCCGCGAAACAGCCGCTATCGTTGATGACCTCGCGTTCCGCCAGAATATTGAAACCAACGAACAGGAAGTAGAGAAGGTGATCAAAATGGTTCAACAGTTTGATCCGGCGGGAGTATGCGCCCGTGATCTGCAGGAATGTTTGTTATTGCAATTACATCGCCAGCAACGCGGAGGCAAGAACGTAGACAGGGCCATCGATGTTCTTACCGATTACTTCGATGAATTTACCAAAAAGCACTACGATAAAATTCAGCGTGGCCTGAACCTCGATGATGAAGGGTTGAAAGATGTGATCACCCAGATCATCAGGCTTACCCCCAAACCGGGCGGTAACCATTACGACATCAACAAAGCTGAAAGCTATGTAGTGCCCGACTTCTTTGTATATAACAACGGCGGCAAACTGGAGCTTACCTTAAACTCCAAGAACGCCCCCGATCTGCGCATCAGCGAAGGCTATCGCGATATGTTGCGGGAATACGATAAAGGCAGCAAGAAAGATAAGCGGCAGAAAGAAGCGGTGTTATTCATTAAACAAAAGATCGACGCGGCCAAGTGGTTCATAGATGCTATTAAACAACGCCAGCATACGCTGAGCAGTGTAATGGAAACCATCATGACCTATCAGCGGGAGTTTTTCCTTACCGGGGACGAAACCACCATGAAGCCCATGATCCTGAAAGATATTGCCGAACGTACCGGGCTCGATATTTCCACCGTGAGCCGGGTGGCCAACAGCAAATTTGTACAAACAGAGTTCGGAACTTATCGGTTGAAATTCTTCTTTAGTGAATCGCTCAGTACCGACAGCGGGGAAGAAGTATCTACCCGCGAGGTAAAAAAGATCCTCAGTGACCTGATTGAGGGCGAAAGCAAAAAGAAACCGTTGAGCGACGAAAAACTCACTGAGCTATTGCAGGAAAAAGGTTATAATATTGCACGCCGAACCGTTGCCAAGTACCGCGAACAATTAAATATTCCGGTGGCCCGGTTACGCAAAGAACTGTAA
- a CDS encoding DegT/DnrJ/EryC1/StrS family aminotransferase: MPGFELFGADERKHVNDVMETGILMRFGFDGARKGIWKAKELEAAISKKFGCQYTHLVSSGTTALTTVMSALGIGYGDEVIMPTFTFVASFECIISVGAVPVLVDVDDTLTMNPDAVRKAITPKTKCVMPVHMCGASADMDALKQICKEHNLLLLEDACQSFGATYKGKYLGTIGDAGTFSFDFVKTVTCGEGGAIVTNREDVYIGSDGFSDHGHDHKGADRGADLHPFLGYNFRISELHAAVGLAQFNRLDEFVAKQRAGHAQLKAVLAQVPEISFRRLPDEAGDSCTFLSWFLPTTELTQAVVAEMKAQNSWGGNFYWFDHNWHYIRKWEHLKKGVTLNALHPEYKAAILAQANKDFSASDAVMSRGITTQIALTPTDQQWKEKGEKIVAVVKKVLAAQKISA; this comes from the coding sequence ATGCCTGGCTTTGAACTTTTTGGCGCCGATGAACGCAAACATGTAAACGATGTAATGGAAACCGGTATCCTGATGCGATTTGGTTTTGATGGTGCCCGTAAAGGGATCTGGAAAGCAAAGGAGCTGGAAGCCGCTATCAGCAAAAAATTTGGTTGTCAGTATACCCACCTGGTATCCAGCGGTACCACTGCCCTTACAACAGTAATGAGCGCCTTGGGAATTGGTTATGGCGATGAGGTAATTATGCCCACTTTTACCTTCGTGGCCAGTTTTGAATGTATCATCAGTGTAGGCGCTGTTCCCGTGCTGGTTGATGTAGACGATACCCTCACCATGAACCCCGATGCAGTTCGTAAAGCTATTACGCCCAAAACAAAATGCGTAATGCCGGTGCATATGTGCGGCGCATCGGCCGATATGGATGCCTTGAAACAGATCTGTAAAGAACATAATCTGTTGTTGCTCGAAGATGCCTGCCAAAGCTTTGGCGCTACATATAAAGGAAAATACCTGGGTACCATCGGCGATGCCGGTACCTTCTCATTCGATTTTGTAAAAACCGTTACCTGCGGCGAAGGCGGCGCCATTGTAACCAACCGCGAAGATGTTTACATCGGCAGCGATGGGTTCAGCGATCATGGTCACGACCACAAAGGAGCCGACCGTGGCGCCGATCTGCATCCGTTTTTGGGTTATAATTTCCGCATTTCTGAATTACATGCCGCAGTTGGATTAGCACAATTCAACCGGTTAGATGAATTTGTAGCCAAACAACGCGCCGGCCATGCACAATTGAAAGCTGTGCTGGCCCAGGTGCCTGAGATCAGTTTCCGCCGCCTGCCCGATGAGGCCGGTGACAGCTGCACTTTCCTGAGCTGGTTCCTGCCCACAACAGAACTCACCCAGGCAGTAGTAGCAGAAATGAAAGCCCAGAATAGCTGGGGCGGTAATTTTTACTGGTTCGATCACAACTGGCACTACATCCGCAAATGGGAGCACCTGAAAAAAGGCGTTACCCTCAATGCGCTGCACCCTGAGTACAAAGCAGCCATCCTGGCCCAGGCCAACAAAGATTTCTCGGCCAGCGATGCAGTAATGAGCCGGGGTATTACTACCCAGATCGCGCTGACGCCAACCGATCAGCAATGGAAAGAAAAAGGAGAAAAAATAGTGGCTGTGGTTAAAAAAGTACTGGCAGCACAAAAGATATCCGCCTGA
- a CDS encoding glycoside hydrolase family 10 protein, protein MKKAISLMAGVCMLVSYVVAQPKYEFRAAWIATVENIDWPTKGNFNPESQKAEYINLLEMHKRNGLNAVIVQVRPCADAFYPSQYEPWSQWLTGKQGKAPTPFYDPLQFMIEEAHKRGMEFHAWCNPYRAEFSIGKSSVAPSHITKAHPEWFVSYAGTRYFDPGNKEAQQYVVNVIRDIVSRYDVDAIHFDDYFYPYPEGKDFPDTESFRKYGNGMSLGDWRRSNTDSIILKISSAIKEENRYCRFGVSPFAIWRNKSQDPDGSETAALTNYGELYADILLWLKNGWIDYVAPQLYFEFGHPRADYAVLLDWWAKHTYGRHCYIGLGIFKAGTNAAWRDKTQLPRQIAAMRKYPQVQGAIYFSTQSFVKNPLGWNDSLRYNYYKEPAMIPPMPWIDSARPANPEVLSIKPVDTTLRIEVVRTASEKKTIKCYRLYACYNEEYNNNNFYNSQLIGCRFEASDSCVFYAPLRNDKKFVRFYVTCLDDENNESKPYPNWPIKLEAVKVDRLGWVTNKESNVVTK, encoded by the coding sequence ATGAAAAAAGCTATAAGCCTGATGGCAGGCGTTTGTATGTTGGTATCGTATGTAGTGGCGCAACCCAAATATGAGTTCAGGGCGGCGTGGATTGCTACAGTAGAGAACATTGACTGGCCAACAAAAGGGAATTTTAACCCCGAAAGCCAGAAAGCAGAATACATCAATCTGCTTGAAATGCATAAGCGCAACGGCCTCAACGCCGTAATTGTGCAGGTGCGCCCCTGTGCCGATGCCTTCTACCCATCGCAATACGAGCCCTGGAGCCAATGGCTTACCGGTAAACAGGGTAAGGCGCCCACGCCTTTTTATGATCCTCTTCAGTTTATGATTGAAGAAGCCCATAAACGAGGCATGGAATTCCATGCCTGGTGTAACCCATACCGGGCCGAATTTTCGATCGGAAAATCATCTGTGGCACCCAGCCATATTACCAAAGCACACCCCGAGTGGTTTGTGAGTTATGCCGGCACGCGCTACTTCGATCCCGGCAATAAAGAAGCGCAGCAATACGTGGTAAATGTGATCCGCGATATTGTTAGCCGCTACGATGTGGACGCTATACACTTCGATGATTATTTTTATCCTTACCCCGAGGGGAAGGATTTCCCCGATACTGAAAGCTTCAGGAAATATGGTAATGGAATGAGTCTGGGCGATTGGCGCCGCAGCAATACCGATTCTATCATCCTGAAAATCAGCAGCGCCATAAAAGAAGAGAACCGATATTGCCGTTTTGGAGTATCGCCCTTTGCCATCTGGCGCAACAAAAGCCAGGACCCCGATGGCAGTGAAACGGCGGCATTGACCAACTATGGTGAGCTGTATGCCGACATCCTGCTTTGGTTAAAGAACGGCTGGATAGACTATGTAGCTCCCCAATTGTATTTTGAATTTGGCCATCCCCGAGCAGATTACGCAGTATTGCTCGACTGGTGGGCCAAACACACCTACGGCAGGCACTGCTACATTGGCTTAGGCATTTTTAAGGCTGGAACCAATGCTGCCTGGCGCGATAAGACCCAGCTCCCCCGCCAGATAGCGGCCATGCGCAAATACCCTCAGGTTCAGGGCGCTATTTACTTTAGCACCCAGTCTTTTGTAAAAAATCCATTAGGGTGGAACGATAGCCTGCGCTATAATTATTATAAAGAACCGGCTATGATCCCGCCCATGCCCTGGATCGATTCGGCCAGGCCTGCAAACCCCGAAGTGCTGTCGATAAAACCGGTTGATACCACACTGCGGATAGAAGTGGTAAGAACGGCTTCAGAAAAAAAGACCATAAAATGTTACCGGCTGTACGCCTGCTATAACGAGGAATACAATAACAACAACTTCTATAATTCACAACTAATAGGTTGTCGTTTCGAGGCATCTGACAGCTGCGTCTTTTATGCCCCCCTGCGTAACGATAAAAAGTTTGTACGATTTTACGTAACCTGCCTCGATGATGAAAATAATGAAAGCAAGCCTTACCCCAACTGGCCCATAAAGCTGGAAGCGGTGAAGGTGGACAGGTTGGGTTGGGTTACGAATAAGGAGTCGAATGTGGTGACTAAATAG